The following are encoded in a window of bacterium genomic DNA:
- a CDS encoding short-chain dehydrogenase, whose amino-acid sequence MSKSLEGKIALVTGGSRGIGRAIALRLGRD is encoded by the coding sequence ATGAGCAAATCTCTCGAAGGAAAGATCGCCCTTGTCACAGGCGGGAGCCGTGGCATCGGCAGGGCCATCGCCCTGCGTCTCGGGCGCGACG